In the genome of Octopus sinensis linkage group LG12, ASM634580v1, whole genome shotgun sequence, one region contains:
- the LOC115218079 gene encoding hyaluronidase-1, producing the protein MLFLNHFFLLMTLSLLFMSHGTSLPETLFGKAFAVIWNGPTEKCETKYGITFNFSQYDIIDNTHDIFQGDKMVIFYNNQLGLYPYIMQNGNVINGGIPQKTNLKEHLKQEKEDVKATISAMNFTGPAVIDWENWRPLFQRNFGNKRIYQSASRKLVKRQHPTWNRSQINREAKIEFERAARELMESTLNLGEKLRNGARWGFYGFPRIYRKHLNKTRIDNDRLDWLFSSSTGLYPSIYLHSKYDSWQKKYNFVTNTLNETFRIYDKFCLRNKTIVVPYARFRYTKPEVFYVKNELMLSLLLPATIGSAGVVLWDSSLDFRNQRHCQLMKNYLTTTLGPFVKRLTETFQFCSESLCNGNGRCVQPPETINGRFRDVRKINTIGYYKRKYFERQEFKILLRMMNNDVSHTFERDIKKTFACKCYLGWKGKHCQFHQRSFQ; encoded by the exons ATGCTTTTCTTAAATCATTTCTTTCTATTAATGACCCTATCTCTTTTGTTCATGTCTCATGGGACTAGTTTACCAGAAACATTATTTGGCAAAGCCTTCGCCGTTATCTGGAATGGACCAACCGAAAAATGTGAGACAAAATATGggattacttttaatttttctcaGTATGACATTATCGATAATACCCATGATATTTTCCAAGGTGACAAGATGGTGATTTTTTACAACAATCAGCTTGGATTGTATCCCTACATCATGCAGAACGGAAACGTGATAAATGGTGGCATACCGCAG aaaACTAATTTGAAAGAacatttaaaacaagaaaaagaggatGTCAAAGCAACGATATCTGCAATGAACTTCACCGGTCCAGCAGTTATTGACTGGGAAAATTGGCGCCCTTTATTTCAAAGGAACTTTGGTAATAAGAGAATTTACCAATCTGCTTCTAGAAAATTGGTAAAGAGACAACATCCAACGTGGAATAGAAGTCAAATAAACCGAGAAGCCAAAATAGAATTTGAGAGAGCTGCCAG AGAATTGATGGAATCTACTTTAAATTTGGGTGAAAAATTACGAAATGGAGCAAGATGGGGATTTTATGGTTTCCCCAGAATCTACAGAAAACACCTAAACAAAACCAGAATCGACAACGACAG GCTTGACTGGTTATTTTCTTCAAGTACTGGAttatatccatcaatctatctgcACTCTAAATACGACTCTTGGCAGAAGAAATACAATTTTGTTACGAATACTTTAAACGAAACCTTTCGAATATATGACAAATTTTGTTTACGAAATAAAACAATCGTGGTGCCCTATGCCAGATTTCGATACACGAAACCTGAAGTCTTTTACGTGAAG aATGAACTAATGCTTTCCTTATTACTACCAGCTACAATAGGCAGCGCTGGTGTAGTTCTTTGGGACAGTTCATTGGATTTTAGAAACCAAAGACATTGCCAACTTATGAAAAATTATCTAACCACAACCCTGGGGCCTTTTGTTAAAAGGTTGACCGAAACTTTCCAATTTTGCAGCGAGAGTTTGTGTAACGGTAATGGTCGCTGCGTGCAGCCACCGGAGACAATCAATGGCAGGTTTCGGGATGTAAGGAAGATAAATACCATAGGCTACtacaagagaaaatattttgagaggcaAGAATTTAAAATTCTCCTCAGGATGATGAACAATGATGTGTCACATACATTCGAAAGAGATATCAAAAAAACGTTTGCCTGTAAATGTTACTTAGGGTGGAAAGGGAAACATTGTCAATTCCACCAACGTTCATTTCAATAG